The following proteins are encoded in a genomic region of Micrococcaceae bacterium Sec5.8:
- a CDS encoding alpha/beta fold hydrolase, which produces MSFDPASYVFSQPAAPTAIRASTVLPARRENVELRTGDGHRLVGELALPESGDIKATLITLHPLPTHGGFMDSHIYRKASYRLPALAGIAVLRFNTRGTGSPRGTSEGAFEEGIGERLDVEAAVQFAVDRGLPNRWLVGWSFGTELALMYGASEPVASEVQGAILLSPPLHRAADVHLLEWAASGKPLKVLVPEFDDYLQPAEAAQRFDVVQQARVVGVDGAKHLWVGEKYAGRVLNEIVDEVLPALPGGAPSGLPLQWDGPVATAHA; this is translated from the coding sequence GATCCGGGCCTCCACGGTGCTGCCGGCCCGCCGCGAGAACGTGGAGCTCCGCACGGGCGACGGGCACCGGCTCGTCGGCGAGCTGGCCCTCCCGGAATCCGGTGACATCAAGGCAACCCTGATCACCCTCCACCCGTTGCCGACCCACGGGGGGTTCATGGACTCCCACATCTACCGGAAGGCCTCCTACCGGCTGCCCGCCCTGGCCGGAATCGCCGTGCTCCGGTTCAACACCCGCGGCACCGGCTCGCCACGGGGAACGTCCGAGGGAGCATTCGAGGAGGGGATCGGGGAACGCCTCGACGTCGAGGCGGCCGTGCAGTTCGCCGTGGACCGCGGGCTGCCGAACCGCTGGCTCGTAGGCTGGTCCTTTGGCACCGAGCTGGCCCTCATGTATGGGGCGTCCGAGCCGGTGGCCTCGGAGGTGCAGGGCGCCATCCTGCTGTCACCGCCGCTGCACCGGGCCGCCGACGTGCACCTGTTGGAGTGGGCGGCGTCCGGCAAACCGCTCAAGGTTCTGGTTCCTGAGTTCGACGATTACCTCCAGCCGGCCGAGGCCGCGCAGCGCTTCGACGTGGTGCAGCAGGCCCGGGTGGTGGGCGTGGACGGTGCCAAACACCTGTGGGTGGGGGAGAAGTACGCCGGCCGCGTCCTTAATGAGATCGTCGATGAGGTTCTGCCGGCGCTCCCCGGCGGAGCACCGTCCGGGCTGCCCCTGCAATGGGACGGACCGGTCGCCACAGCGCACGCCTAA